The following proteins are encoded in a genomic region of Acetobacter oryzoeni:
- a CDS encoding tyrosine-protein phosphatase — MFDGHLSSSSGRARAWTDSLFVDHAIFRLMWTNFHAVIPGKVYRCNHPTPARLKRAMERLGLRTLVNLRGHRKCGSDALSRNAARGLGLHHVDMAFESRGAPHKDRILRFADMYQKLDFPMLMHCKSGADRAGLASGLVVLFEGGSAQQALKELSWKYGHFRSSRTGILDAFFLHYQAEGEGRMPFLEWVRNEYDEHALKEEFVANKLSSFLTDQVLRRE; from the coding sequence GTGTTTGACGGCCATCTTTCTTCATCATCTGGCCGTGCGCGGGCCTGGACTGACAGCCTGTTTGTAGATCATGCCATTTTCCGCCTGATGTGGACCAACTTTCACGCGGTTATTCCGGGCAAAGTATATCGGTGTAACCATCCTACCCCAGCGCGCTTGAAAAGAGCCATGGAACGGTTGGGCTTGCGTACGCTGGTGAACTTACGTGGGCATAGAAAATGTGGGTCTGATGCGCTTTCTCGCAATGCGGCGCGCGGCCTTGGTTTGCACCATGTAGATATGGCGTTTGAAAGCCGTGGTGCGCCCCATAAGGACAGAATTCTGCGTTTTGCGGATATGTACCAAAAGCTGGATTTTCCAATGTTGATGCATTGTAAATCTGGCGCAGATCGCGCTGGCTTGGCATCTGGCTTAGTTGTGCTGTTTGAAGGTGGATCTGCCCAACAGGCGCTTAAGGAACTGTCTTGGAAATACGGGCATTTCCGGAGCTCTCGCACAGGTATTCTGGATGCGTTTTTTCTGCATTATCAGGCGGAGGGAGAAGGCCGCATGCCTTTTCTTGAATGGGTGCGGAATGAATATGATGAGCACGCTTTAAAAGAAGAATTTGTGGCCAATAAGCTGTCTTCTTTTCTGACAGATCAGGTTTTGCGGCGCGAATAA
- a CDS encoding succinate dehydrogenase iron-sulfur subunit codes for MVELRLPRNSTIGKGKTFPAPAGAKNVRTFRIYRWTPDDDKNPVIDSYELDLDTIGPMVLDAIIHIKNEIDPTLTFRRSCREGICGSCAMNIDGENTLACLKPIKDIKGDVRIYPLPHMPIVKDLVSNLDGAYAQLRSIQPWMQADSAPPPDSERKQSIEERAKLDGMWECILCFCCTTSCPSYWWNGDKYLGPAVLLAAYRWIADSRDEHTGDRLDGLEDTFKLYACRTIMNCTQTCPKGLNPAKAIGRIKELQLERKV; via the coding sequence ATGGTTGAACTCAGACTGCCGCGCAACAGCACGATCGGGAAAGGTAAAACCTTTCCCGCTCCAGCCGGGGCAAAAAATGTCAGAACATTCCGGATTTATCGTTGGACCCCGGATGATGACAAAAACCCGGTTATTGATAGCTACGAACTTGATCTGGATACCATCGGGCCAATGGTGCTGGATGCCATCATCCATATCAAGAACGAAATAGACCCTACACTGACATTCCGGCGCTCTTGCCGTGAAGGGATTTGTGGGTCCTGCGCCATGAACATTGATGGGGAAAACACGCTTGCGTGCCTGAAACCCATCAAGGACATCAAGGGCGATGTGCGCATCTATCCGCTGCCGCATATGCCAATTGTAAAAGATCTGGTGTCTAATTTGGATGGTGCTTATGCGCAGTTGCGTTCCATCCAGCCTTGGATGCAGGCAGACAGTGCTCCTCCGCCAGATTCTGAACGGAAGCAGAGCATTGAAGAACGTGCCAAGCTGGACGGGATGTGGGAATGCATTCTGTGCTTCTGCTGCACAACGTCCTGCCCATCCTATTGGTGGAATGGTGACAAGTATCTAGGCCCAGCCGTTCTTCTGGCTGCTTATCGCTGGATTGCCGATAGCCGCGATGAACATACGGGTGACCGTCTGGATGGGTTGGAAGATACCTTTAAGCTGTATGCGTGCCGTACGATCATGAACTGCACCCAGACATGCCCGAAGGGTCTGAACCCGGCCAAGGCCATTGGGCGTATCAAGGAACTGCAACTGGAACGGAAAGTCTGA